A window of the Procambarus clarkii isolate CNS0578487 chromosome 19, FALCON_Pclarkii_2.0, whole genome shotgun sequence genome harbors these coding sequences:
- the LOC123747559 gene encoding MAGE-like protein 2 — translation MTGHLTPLPGVPSTHPPSQLSPPAVHPALPPSTRLSRPPPGSPALHPALPPSTRLSRPPPGSHALHPALTPSTRLFRPPPGSHALHPALPPSTRLSRPPPGSHALHPALPPSTRLSRPPPGSTRHHPLHPMYVEGSQEAPDKFTLTQKEESGKQQKNQWFNQACKEEKQLSTRT, via the exons ATGACT GGTCACCTTACACCTCTACCTGGAGTTCCCTCCACACATCCTCCTTCCCAACTGTCTCCTCCAGCAGTTCATCCGGCTCTCCCGCCCTCCACCCGGCTCTCACGCCCTCCACCCGGCTCTCCCGCCCTCCACCCGGCTCTTCCGCCGTCCACCCGGCTCTCACGCCCTCCACCCGGCTCTCACGCCCTCCACCCGGCTCTCACGCCCTCCACCCGGCTCTTCCGCCCTCCACCCGGCTCTCACGCCCTCCACCCGGCTCTCCCGCCCTCCACCCGGCTCTCCCGCCCTCCACCCGGCTCTCACGCCCTCCACCCGGCTCTCCCGCCCTCCACCCGGCTCTCACGCCCTCCACCCGGCTCCACCCGGCACCACCCTCTGCATCCCATGTACGTGGAAGGAAGCCAGGAAGCACCAGACAAATTTACCCTGACCCAAAAGGAGGAAAGTGGAAAGCAACAGAAGAACCAATGGTTCAATCAGGCGTGTAAGGAAGAAAAAcaattgagtacaagaacatag